In the genome of Spirochaetae bacterium HGW-Spirochaetae-1, one region contains:
- a CDS encoding glycosyl transferase family 1: protein MSRGLYIQLFSIHGLVRSENMEMGRDADTGGQIKYVVELGKSLGRHPAVRQVDLFTRLIADKGISVDYSNPIEQVDEKFRIVRIQCGGRKYMRKELLWPHLDEFVDKTLIFIKREGSIPDVFHGHYADAGYVAMQLSEFFGTPFVFTGHSLGRSKRQKLINEGMSEDDVVKKYRIDRRIDTEEKIMEMADLVITSTSQEVEKQYGMYHNRTIPDYSIIPPGLDLEKFSPFYHGMLPENRKDEMEKHAYVSVLNELNRFFIFPEKPLILALCRPDKRKNIAGLIRAYGESLELQAMANLAIFAGIRKWISDMEENEKDVLTEMLLLMDAYDLYGKMAIPKKHDFEYEVPELYHITGERRGVFVNVALTEPFGLTLLEASACGIPMVATNDGGPRDIVENCKNGVLVDPSDTAAIAVEIKKIITEPERWDKYSRNGAVNVRKHYTWEAHVEKYTSALKKLLKGTTREEFSPLSANPVGKRITGLNYFLVTDIDNTLIGDDNSGLPGLIEILKEHRDSMGFALATGRTVDSALKYIKKYDIPAPDIVISSVGSEIYYGDAKFYDKGWDTHISHRWERDRIREILDRADFLEIQEEETQRKYKISYFMEPGRDRQTRAHELLLAAKLKYNLIYSHNQFLDILPYRASKGKAIRYISYKWDIPMDNILVCGDSGNDEEMLRGDMPAVVVGNYSEELEKLRGLRKIYFAERAGAGGITEGINYYDFLNRKN from the coding sequence ATGAGCAGAGGACTGTATATACAGCTTTTCAGCATACATGGTCTGGTACGCAGTGAAAATATGGAGATGGGGCGCGACGCCGATACGGGCGGGCAGATTAAATACGTGGTGGAGCTCGGGAAATCCCTGGGTCGTCATCCCGCCGTGAGACAGGTGGACCTTTTTACACGGCTTATTGCCGATAAGGGCATTTCCGTGGACTATTCGAACCCTATTGAACAGGTCGATGAAAAATTTAGAATAGTCCGGATTCAGTGTGGGGGAAGGAAGTATATGCGCAAGGAGCTCCTCTGGCCCCACCTCGACGAATTTGTGGACAAGACGCTTATATTTATCAAACGTGAGGGTTCCATCCCCGATGTTTTTCATGGGCACTATGCCGATGCCGGATATGTGGCCATGCAACTTTCTGAATTTTTCGGAACACCATTTGTTTTTACCGGACACAGCCTCGGGAGGTCAAAACGGCAAAAACTTATCAATGAAGGAATGTCTGAAGATGACGTTGTAAAAAAATACCGTATCGACCGGCGCATTGATACGGAGGAAAAAATAATGGAAATGGCCGACCTGGTGATCACCAGCACGAGTCAGGAAGTAGAGAAACAGTATGGTATGTATCACAACCGGACTATTCCGGATTATTCCATCATTCCCCCGGGTCTGGATCTGGAAAAGTTTTCCCCCTTTTATCATGGCATGCTTCCGGAAAACCGGAAAGATGAGATGGAAAAACATGCCTATGTATCCGTACTCAACGAGTTGAACAGGTTTTTTATTTTTCCCGAAAAACCCCTGATTCTGGCCCTGTGTCGGCCCGATAAGAGAAAAAATATTGCCGGTCTTATACGGGCCTATGGTGAGAGCCTGGAACTTCAGGCTATGGCAAACCTTGCAATTTTTGCCGGGATCAGGAAATGGATTTCTGATATGGAGGAAAATGAGAAGGATGTTCTTACGGAAATGCTCCTGCTCATGGATGCCTATGATCTGTATGGTAAAATGGCCATTCCCAAGAAGCACGATTTTGAGTATGAAGTTCCCGAATTATATCACATAACGGGTGAACGGAGAGGTGTTTTTGTAAATGTGGCTCTGACTGAACCATTTGGGCTGACGCTCCTGGAGGCTTCAGCGTGCGGGATTCCCATGGTGGCCACCAACGACGGGGGGCCCAGGGATATCGTGGAAAACTGTAAAAACGGCGTATTGGTGGATCCCTCCGATACGGCTGCGATAGCCGTGGAAATAAAAAAAATAATCACCGAACCGGAACGCTGGGATAAATATTCGCGTAACGGTGCTGTCAATGTCAGGAAGCATTATACCTGGGAGGCCCATGTTGAGAAATATACATCGGCGTTGAAAAAGCTGCTCAAGGGAACGACTCGGGAGGAATTCAGTCCTCTGTCGGCAAACCCTGTGGGGAAACGTATCACGGGCCTGAATTATTTTCTGGTAACCGATATCGACAACACACTTATCGGTGATGATAACAGCGGCCTTCCCGGTCTTATTGAAATACTGAAGGAACACCGGGACAGCATGGGTTTTGCCCTGGCAACGGGAAGGACCGTGGATTCGGCTCTGAAATATATAAAGAAGTACGATATTCCGGCTCCGGATATTGTCATCTCTTCGGTTGGTTCTGAAATATATTACGGTGACGCTAAATTTTATGACAAAGGCTGGGACACCCATATCTCCCACCGGTGGGAACGTGACAGGATACGGGAAATATTGGACAGGGCCGACTTTCTTGAGATACAGGAAGAGGAGACACAGAGGAAATACAAAATCAGCTATTTCATGGAGCCGGGGAGGGACAGGCAGACAAGAGCACACGAACTGCTCCTTGCGGCGAAATTGAAATATAATCTTATCTATTCGCATAATCAGTTTCTGGATATTCTGCCCTATCGCGCTTCCAAGGGAAAGGCCATACGGTATATAAGCTACAAATGGGATATCCCCATGGATAATATTCTTGTCTGCGGTGATTCAGGCAACGATGAAGAGATGCTGCGCGGAGACATGCCTGCCGTCGTTGTGGGGAATTACAGTGAAGAGCTGGAAAAGCTCCGCGGTCTGAGGAAAATATATTTTGCTGAAAGAGCCGGCGCTGGCGGCATAACAGAGGGTATCAATTACTATGATTTTTTAAACCGCAAAAATTGA
- the rpsU gene encoding 30S ribosomal protein S21 — MEVEVLDNIEQALKQLKKRMAFEGVFRELKKRRHYDKPSIQKRKKRQEAERRRRKRERRAKAMARRKSR; from the coding sequence CTGGAAGTTGAAGTACTTGATAATATCGAGCAGGCTCTGAAACAGCTGAAAAAAAGAATGGCCTTTGAAGGTGTTTTCAGAGAGCTGAAGAAGAGACGGCATTACGATAAGCCTTCCATACAAAAAAGGAAAAAGAGACAGGAAGCCGAGAGAAGGCGAAGAAAGAGGGAGCGCAGGGCAAAGGCCATGGCCAGGAGAAAGTCTCGCTGA
- the ectC gene encoding L-ectoine synthase (N-acetyldiaminobutyrate dehydratase; catalyzes the formation of the osmoprotectant ecotoine from gamma-N-acetyl-alpha,gamma-diaminobutyric acid) produces MIVKMIDEIIGSEHDIMAGNGNWLSRRILLKNDGMGFSFHETIIFPDTETHIWYKNHLEAVYCIEGEGEIETVGDGKKYGIMPGMLYALDKNDEHWLRCSKKMKLICVFVPPLTGAEVHDGDGSYSILEG; encoded by the coding sequence GTGATTGTAAAAATGATAGATGAAATAATCGGGTCAGAACATGATATAATGGCCGGGAACGGCAATTGGCTGAGCAGACGTATTCTTCTTAAAAATGACGGCATGGGGTTCTCTTTTCATGAAACAATAATATTTCCCGACACCGAGACCCATATCTGGTATAAGAACCATTTAGAGGCCGTTTACTGCATTGAAGGTGAAGGCGAGATTGAAACGGTCGGTGACGGGAAAAAGTATGGAATAATGCCGGGGATGCTCTATGCGCTTGACAAAAATGATGAGCACTGGCTGCGGTGTTCGAAGAAAATGAAGCTCATCTGTGTTTTTGTTCCTCCTTTGACGGGTGCGGAAGTGCACGACGGCGACGGTTCCTATTCTATACTCGAAGGGTAA
- the ectB gene encoding diaminobutyrate--2-oxoglutarate transaminase, translating to MRIFEQLESQVRSYVRTFPTVFHSALGSVMCDEQGKEYIDFFAGAGTLNYGHNNPRVNEKLIEHLQNNGIVHGLDKATTAKKNFLQKFYSVILEPRHMDYKIQFPGPTGTNAVETSLKLARMVKGRSNIIAFTNAFHGLTMGSMAVTGNSFYRDEAFINRSNVTFMPFDGYFGDSVDTSEYLRKFLNDNSSGVDCPAAIILETVQAEGGVNVASPEWLRNIEAICRDFDILLIIDDIQVGNGRTGRFFSFEDSGINPDIVTLSKSIGGGLPLAMVLLKPELDQWKPGEHTGTFRGNNLAFVASTELLDYWENDNLTEAVYYKEKILRESLEKMAVAFPEMGATVRGRGMVYGLHIPEKGFAQEISACAFERGLIIELAGARDDVVKFLPPLVIEEELLIKGLDIIEQSIADVLEKKKNMLRGETS from the coding sequence ATGAGGATATTTGAGCAGCTTGAATCGCAGGTGCGGAGCTATGTCCGTACCTTTCCCACGGTGTTCCATAGCGCACTGGGTTCGGTGATGTGTGATGAACAGGGAAAGGAGTACATTGATTTTTTTGCCGGCGCCGGCACGCTGAATTACGGCCATAACAATCCGCGTGTAAATGAAAAATTGATAGAACACCTCCAGAATAACGGCATAGTACACGGCCTGGATAAGGCGACAACGGCAAAGAAAAATTTTCTGCAGAAGTTCTATTCGGTCATTCTTGAGCCCCGGCACATGGATTACAAAATACAGTTCCCCGGTCCCACGGGCACCAATGCCGTTGAAACGTCGCTTAAGCTGGCACGCATGGTAAAGGGACGGTCCAATATCATCGCCTTTACGAATGCCTTTCACGGGCTGACCATGGGCTCTATGGCCGTAACGGGGAACTCCTTTTACCGGGATGAGGCTTTTATTAATCGGTCTAACGTCACCTTCATGCCCTTTGACGGCTATTTCGGCGACAGCGTGGACACGTCGGAATACCTGCGTAAATTTCTTAATGACAACAGCAGCGGTGTGGACTGTCCCGCGGCCATTATTCTGGAAACGGTCCAGGCCGAGGGCGGGGTCAATGTCGCCTCGCCGGAATGGCTGAGGAACATAGAGGCTATCTGCCGTGATTTTGACATACTCCTCATTATCGATGATATACAGGTGGGTAACGGCAGGACCGGCAGGTTTTTCAGTTTCGAGGATTCGGGCATCAATCCCGATATCGTGACGCTGTCGAAGTCCATTGGCGGCGGCCTGCCCCTTGCGATGGTTCTGCTCAAACCGGAACTTGACCAGTGGAAGCCCGGTGAGCATACCGGAACGTTCAGGGGGAACAACCTGGCTTTCGTGGCGTCCACGGAACTGCTTGATTACTGGGAGAACGATAACCTTACCGAAGCCGTCTATTACAAGGAAAAGATACTTCGTGAATCCCTCGAAAAAATGGCCGTCGCTTTTCCGGAAATGGGAGCGACAGTGCGCGGCAGGGGCATGGTCTATGGTCTGCATATACCGGAGAAGGGCTTCGCGCAGGAGATATCAGCCTGCGCTTTTGAACGAGGGCTGATCATAGAGCTGGCCGGTGCCCGTGATGACGTGGTGAAATTTTTACCGCCTCTGGTGATAGAGGAGGAACTGCTGATAAAGGGATTGGATATTATCGAACAGTCAATAGCCGACGTTCTGGAAAAGAAAAAGAATATGCTGAGGGGGGAGACTTCGTGA
- the ectA gene encoding diaminobutyrate acetyltransferase: MKDTNIYVIENDELFFRPPEIKDAAAVYNLVDLCKPLDINSRYNYMLLCDHFRDTCIFAGSNSGPAGFISGYLHPSRRDTFFVWQVAVHPRFRRKGLGIGMLKHLIRRPAFHSVSYIETTVTPSNDASRNMFYSLAGELKTHCIEEICYPAELFGKDAHEDEVLLRIGPFRLSEN, translated from the coding sequence ATCAAAGATACGAATATTTATGTAATTGAAAATGACGAGCTATTTTTCCGACCCCCTGAAATCAAAGACGCTGCGGCGGTTTACAACCTGGTTGATCTGTGCAAACCGCTGGATATCAATTCCCGATACAATTATATGCTTCTCTGCGATCATTTCAGGGATACCTGCATATTCGCCGGGAGCAATTCAGGTCCTGCGGGGTTTATCTCGGGATACCTCCATCCTTCCCGGCGTGATACGTTTTTCGTGTGGCAGGTGGCCGTTCATCCTCGTTTTAGGAGAAAAGGGCTTGGTATAGGAATGCTGAAGCATCTCATTCGCAGGCCGGCGTTTCATTCGGTTTCATATATCGAAACAACTGTTACGCCGTCCAACGACGCCTCGAGAAATATGTTTTATTCCCTTGCCGGCGAACTAAAGACTCATTGTATCGAGGAGATATGTTATCCCGCTGAACTGTTTGGAAAAGACGCCCACGAGGATGAAGTGCTTCTCAGGATAGGGCCGTTCCGTCTATCTGAAAATTAA
- a CDS encoding DNA-binding response regulator, with translation MKKKKIFLADDHSILRDGLKLILNAEEDFEIVGESGDGREALEMIEKKKPDIVVLDISMPAMSGIEIARHLRRFVPGTKILILSRHDKEEYVKQLLQYGVHGYILKDDASDELIKAIREIFKGNIYLSPRIASNLITEFIMTGVPPRSEKTGDTSSFDILSPREREILKLIAEGGNSREIGTVLRISPQTVKTHRVNIMKKLNIHKVNDLVAYAIKNGFVEV, from the coding sequence ATGAAAAAGAAAAAAATATTTCTGGCCGATGACCATTCCATACTCAGAGACGGGCTGAAGCTCATTCTCAACGCAGAAGAGGACTTCGAGATTGTCGGCGAGTCCGGTGATGGCCGGGAGGCTCTGGAAATGATTGAGAAGAAAAAGCCCGATATTGTCGTGCTCGATATTTCCATGCCCGCCATGAGCGGTATAGAAATCGCGCGCCACCTGCGCAGGTTCGTACCGGGAACAAAAATCCTTATTCTCTCCCGCCATGACAAGGAAGAATATGTCAAACAGCTTCTCCAGTACGGTGTGCACGGTTATATCCTGAAAGATGATGCATCCGATGAGCTCATCAAGGCCATCCGGGAGATATTTAAAGGCAACATATATCTCAGTCCCCGGATTGCCTCAAACCTTATCACGGAATTTATCATGACGGGTGTACCGCCCCGAAGTGAAAAAACAGGCGACACGTCCTCTTTTGATATATTGTCGCCCCGGGAACGCGAGATACTGAAGCTCATCGCCGAGGGAGGAAACAGCAGGGAAATCGGCACGGTGCTGCGCATATCTCCGCAAACGGTGAAGACCCACAGGGTAAATATCATGAAAAAGCTCAATATTCACAAGGTTAATGACCTTGTGGCCTATGCAATTAAAAACGGTTTTGTGGAAGTGTAA
- a CDS encoding 1,4-dihydroxy-6-naphthoate synthase yields the protein MIDLFFQERHALNTGGIMNIDLGFSPCPNDTFIFHALLHGLVDTAGITFRPHIYDVEELNRRAFSGAYDVTKLSFHAWLLLRDRYALLNSGAALGHGCGPLVVARDVKTDLAGARIAIPGEYTTACLLLRLWMPEATRVEAVRFDRIMPGVRDGLYDAGLIIHEGRFVYPQYDLVSLVDLGEWWEKKTSMPIPLGCIAVKKECPVAVREKINDVLRSSVEFAMGNRDASRDYIRLHAQELDDQVVNEHIQLYVNAFTLDLGDGGREAIRVLEEMARAAGIIGRGVA from the coding sequence ATGATTGATCTGTTTTTTCAGGAAAGACATGCTTTAAATACAGGCGGTATCATGAATATTGATCTGGGTTTTTCACCATGCCCCAACGACACCTTTATTTTTCATGCCCTGTTGCATGGGCTTGTTGATACGGCGGGGATCACTTTCAGGCCTCATATCTATGACGTGGAAGAATTGAATCGACGGGCCTTCAGCGGGGCCTATGATGTGACCAAATTGTCATTTCATGCCTGGCTGCTGCTCCGGGATCGGTATGCTCTGCTTAATTCCGGCGCAGCCCTGGGGCATGGCTGCGGTCCTCTAGTGGTGGCCCGCGATGTAAAAACGGATCTGGCCGGGGCGCGTATTGCCATTCCCGGTGAATATACCACGGCCTGCCTGCTGCTCAGGCTCTGGATGCCCGAAGCGACCCGCGTGGAAGCCGTGCGTTTCGACCGCATCATGCCCGGTGTGCGTGACGGGCTCTATGACGCGGGACTCATTATCCATGAGGGGCGTTTTGTCTATCCGCAATATGATCTGGTGAGCCTCGTGGACCTGGGGGAATGGTGGGAGAAAAAAACTTCCATGCCCATACCGCTGGGATGTATCGCCGTGAAAAAGGAATGCCCCGTTGCAGTGCGTGAAAAAATAAACGACGTACTCCGTTCCTCCGTGGAGTTTGCCATGGGCAACAGGGACGCCTCAAGGGATTATATCCGTCTCCATGCGCAGGAACTTGATGACCAGGTTGTTAATGAACATATACAACTCTACGTGAATGCTTTCACCCTGGACCTGGGAGACGGGGGGCGTGAAGCGATCCGGGTCCTGGAGGAGATGGCCAGGGCCGCCGGGATAATCGGCCGGGGTGTTGCATGA